The following is a genomic window from Paenibacillus thiaminolyticus.
GACCATATAGGCGGTCTGGATACGGTGATTGACGCGATGCCAGTAAAGTCTGTTTATGCCCCAAAAGTCAGCCACACGACCAATGCATATCGTGACTTTTTAATGGCCGTAAAAAACAGAGGATTGAAGATAAAGACGGCCAAGGCGGGCCTTGACATCCCACTGGAAGGCGTCACAGCGGAGTTCGTTGCCCCCGTCGCGGAGTATGGCAAGGATCTGAATGCTTGGAGCGCCGTGCTGCGGCTGACGTATGGGAACACCTCCTTCCTATTCACCGGCGATGCTGAAGCCCGGAGCGAAGCCGACATGTTGAAGCAGCCGAAGCCGCTGCATGCCGACGTGCTTAAGGTGGGACATCATGGGTCGGACACGTCCACGTCACAGGAATTTATTGACGCCGTGCAACCAACCTACGCCGTGATTAGTGCGGGAGTGGACAATAAATATGGTCATCCCAAAAAAGTGATCATGAACCGGCTCAAGAAGGCCGGCGTTGAAATATATCGAACAGACAAGCAAGGAACAATAACAGCGATCAGTGACGGCACGAATATAAAATGGGAGATAATGAAATAGCCTCGTAGCGATTCGGGGCTTATCTTTTTCCAATTGCGTCATAAACGAGCTTTCCGCCATAGTTGAACTTTTGCAAGGGTAAGTGCCGCGAGAAAGCTCCCGCGGCTCTCTGAATGGCTCCTTATCGGGGCCTTTTTGTCTTGCTATACTACTAACTATCACCTCAACGACTAATGAATCCGGTCTATTCATTTTTTTGTACTTCTATACGATAATATATAAGACGACTCAACTTTTGCAAAAGTGGCGCCCCTTTGACGTATTTGACTCATAAGGGCTGCTAGCAAACTCCACAGCGAAAAAATCCTTATTTGGGGAGGCTTTTATGCATTTGGGATGAAGTATAGCGCAAGCTAGCGTCACAAACCAAGAACTATCTCAAAGTCCATCATCGCTTGTTAAATCCCGATACGAGTGGAAATCGAAAGAAGCACATGGTATGACTGCTCTCCAACCTTTGCTGTAACCGCTTACTTTATTGTCGCAAATATTGTAATTTAAGGAAGGGAGTTATCTTTTATGAAGAAGAAAACATCATTGTTGTTAATCTTGTCGACAGTTTTAATTTTCTCTTTTATGAGTGGCTCAATTATTACAGCTAGTCCTTCAACTTCTGCAGTAAACGAGGTAACTGAGGCTCAAAAAGCTCCTATAATGATGGCATACTATAGAACATGGCGTGACGTAACCATGCCTCATGATGCAAATTCAACTCTACCATACCCTAATGTGACAGCTATGACAGACATTCCTGAAGAAGTCGATATCGTTTCCGTCTTCCACTATGTAAAACCAGGTACAGATGAACAACTATTTTGGGACACGCTTCGTGATACATATGTGCCTATCTTGCACGAACGACAAACCAAAGTGATACGCACTATAGATATTAGGGAGCTATATAACGTACCTAGCATGGGTACAATGCCCACATCCAAAGAATATGATGATCATGCGCAATCCTTAATAGATAAATACGTAACTCCCTACAATTTAGATGGCTTAGATATTGATATGGAGGAAAATTTAACTCAAGAAAAAGAAACAAAAGCTTTTGGTGTTTTTGAAGCTCTGTCTAAACGGTTAGGACCAATGTCGAATAGTGGCAAACTGCTTATCTATGATACAAACAAAGACAATCATAGCCTATTCAAAAAAGTAGCTCCATTTTGTGATTATTTGTTTCTGCAAGCTTATGGCAGAGACCCTGGTAGATTAGATAGTACATGGGCAACTTATAGAAATACGATCTTCCCTGATCAGTTTCTTCCGGGGATATCTTTTCAGGAAGAATTAGGTGCAAACTGGGCTGATACTCAGGAACCATTTGAAACAAGCAGAGCTTACAAATATGCTGTTTGGCAACCGGAAGATGGCCCTAAGGGAGGAATGTTTATCTATGCCATCGATAGAGATGGAAAAGAATACGGCGATAATACAATTACGGAAACAGACTTTAGTTGGACAAAAAAATTAATTGATGTCTTGAAAAACAAATAAGGGACCATTCAGCAAACGAATGGATTATGTGATCTTCAACAATATTCTTTACGTTTGAAGTAAATGAATACACAGGAAGCCCTTCGTCCTACAAAGGATGAAGGGCTTTTTTATGATCATCGGTATAACCTTATCATATATTTGACAGTTTAGTTGGATCAATTCCTCCTGTATGAATGTTCCGATTGATAGATGTCCGACATAAATGCTTTTAAAGGTTCGTTGCATAATTGCGAAGACCAGACATGACGATTCCGACATTCCCTATAGACGGCAATGGAAACATTGCAGATAAGCCTGTTGTAAAAAGTATCGCTCCCGAACGATTCTTTATCATGTCGGGTAATACTTCATTGACAGCAAAAATCGCAGGCAGTATATGGCCTTTTACTTGTTCTAAGACGTTTTCAGGTGTTGTTTCCAACACATGTCTGAAAATACCCGGTCCTGAATAAGGGCTATATTCGAGCACATCAATACGGCCAAAGTCTTGTTTAGCAGCCTGTAAAGCTTGCTTTAGAGCTGGCAAATCCGTAACATCTGCGACATAAGACTTCGCTTCAATATTTAGCTTGTTTAGTTCACTTATGATCATCCCCAATTTCTCAGGGTTACGTGCAATGGCAGCTACCTTAATGATGCTAGTCTTTACATTGGACACGGAAAACCGAGAGTGCGACAATAAAAGTAATTAAACTCGAGGTGTCCAACATGACGAAAAAGTACGACAAGGAATTCAAACTTCAAACCGTAAGACTCATCCAGGAAGAAGGGAAAACGGTGGCGCAGGTAGCCCGGGAAATGGGGTTGCATGAGAATACGTTGTACCGCTGGGTCGCCGAATTCAAGAGCAGCGGGAATCAGGCATTCCCCGGTAGCGGACAACTTAAACCGGAGGATAAAGAGCTCGGTGACCTTCAGAAGCGAATTCGCGATCTGGAAGAAGAGAACGAAATTCTAAAAAAGGCCATGCACTATTTCGCAAAGGACCGGCACTGATTTATCCATTCATCCACAGACACCGCTTGCAGTTCCGTGTCGCGAAGATGTGCTCTCTATTCGGCGTTTCCAAAAGCGGTTATTACGAATGGACGAAACGCAAAGAAAGCAAACGCAGCA
Proteins encoded in this region:
- a CDS encoding ComEC/Rec2 family competence protein — protein: MKKYLYITTLTLIFVLLLAACSSGNPALHESVQPLQPVGTLQVFYLDVGQGDSTLIKTPKGQHILIDGGDNHKGQDVVEYLESLGITQLDVVIATHPDADHIGGLDTVIDAMPVKSVYAPKVSHTTNAYRDFLMAVKNRGLKIKTAKAGLDIPLEGVTAEFVAPVAEYGKDLNAWSAVLRLTYGNTSFLFTGDAEARSEADMLKQPKPLHADVLKVGHHGSDTSTSQEFIDAVQPTYAVISAGVDNKYGHPKKVIMNRLKKAGVEIYRTDKQGTITAISDGTNIKWEIMK
- a CDS encoding SDR family NAD(P)-dependent oxidoreductase, translated to MIISELNKLNIEAKSYVADVTDLPALKQALQAAKQDFGRIDVLEYSPYSGPGIFRHVLETTPENVLEQVKGHILPAIFAVNEVLPDMIKNRSGAILFTTGLSAMFPLPSIGNVGIVMSGLRNYATNL
- a CDS encoding EndoS/ChiA family endoglycosidase, with the protein product MKKKTSLLLILSTVLIFSFMSGSIITASPSTSAVNEVTEAQKAPIMMAYYRTWRDVTMPHDANSTLPYPNVTAMTDIPEEVDIVSVFHYVKPGTDEQLFWDTLRDTYVPILHERQTKVIRTIDIRELYNVPSMGTMPTSKEYDDHAQSLIDKYVTPYNLDGLDIDMEENLTQEKETKAFGVFEALSKRLGPMSNSGKLLIYDTNKDNHSLFKKVAPFCDYLFLQAYGRDPGRLDSTWATYRNTIFPDQFLPGISFQEELGANWADTQEPFETSRAYKYAVWQPEDGPKGGMFIYAIDRDGKEYGDNTITETDFSWTKKLIDVLKNK